A single window of Undibacterium sp. 5I1 DNA harbors:
- the araD1 gene encoding AraD1 family protein → MLLIQFITESTTGAGTRHIGILDQSSIRVIDGYSSTYALAHSAIRQQIGLEQLANSAIGNVVYQYEDIAKAGRILPPLDHADPAHCYVTGTGLTHLGSADARDAMHKKIGGDVDTLSDSMKMFRLGVEGGKPKQGQVGAQPEWFYKGDGSVVSASGQTLNMPDFALDGGEEPEIAGLYVIGDDGAPYRVGYAIGNEFSDHITERQNYLYLAHSKLRPCSIGPALLIGELPSHVAGTSRIIDKEGQVRWEKSFVSGEQNMSHTIANLEYHHFKYTLFNRPGDVHIHFFGTATLSFADNVSVQAGETFEIEAPAFGPALRNKLEVAKTAFTKVHAL, encoded by the coding sequence ATGTTACTTATTCAATTTATTACCGAATCCACTACCGGAGCCGGGACACGACATATTGGTATTCTGGATCAATCCAGCATTCGTGTGATTGATGGCTATTCGTCAACCTATGCGCTGGCACACAGCGCCATCCGGCAGCAGATTGGGCTTGAGCAATTGGCTAATTCAGCTATTGGTAATGTGGTCTATCAGTATGAGGATATTGCAAAAGCAGGTCGCATTTTGCCGCCACTAGATCATGCAGATCCAGCGCATTGCTATGTCACCGGGACGGGTTTAACCCATCTGGGTAGTGCAGATGCACGTGATGCCATGCACAAAAAAATCGGTGGCGATGTGGATACGCTGAGCGATAGTATGAAAATGTTTCGCCTTGGCGTTGAAGGTGGAAAGCCAAAGCAAGGTCAGGTTGGAGCACAACCAGAATGGTTTTATAAAGGAGACGGCTCCGTTGTCAGCGCTAGTGGACAGACATTGAACATGCCTGATTTTGCGTTGGATGGTGGAGAAGAGCCAGAGATTGCCGGTCTATATGTGATCGGCGATGATGGCGCGCCATATCGTGTTGGTTATGCGATTGGAAATGAATTTTCAGATCATATTACCGAGCGCCAGAATTATCTTTATCTGGCCCATTCAAAATTACGCCCATGCAGTATCGGTCCTGCTTTATTGATAGGTGAGTTGCCATCCCATGTTGCCGGCACATCTCGCATTATTGATAAAGAGGGGCAAGTGCGATGGGAAAAATCCTTCGTCAGTGGCGAACAAAATATGTCCCATACGATTGCGAATTTAGAATATCACCATTTTAAATATACCTTGTTCAACCGTCCTGGCGATGTACATATTCATTTTTTTGGCACCGCTACACTGAGTTTTGCAGACAATGTCAGCGTGCAGGCAGGTGAAACTTTTGAGATCGAAGCACCGGCATTTGGTCCGGCTTTAAGAAATAAACTGGAAGTGGCAAAAACTGCTTTTACGAAAGTACACGCATTATGA